A genomic segment from Glycine soja cultivar W05 chromosome 18, ASM419377v2, whole genome shotgun sequence encodes:
- the LOC114395479 gene encoding two-component response regulator ORR26-like isoform X3 → MPDMDGFKLLEHVGLEMDLPVIMMSVDGETSKVMKGVQHGACDYLLKPIRMKELRNIWQHVFRKKIHEAKEFESFESIHLMRNGSELSDDGNLFAVEDVTSSKKRKDADSKHDDKECLDPSSTKKARVVWSVDLHQKFVKAVNQIGFDKVGPKKILDLMNVPWLTRENVASHLQKYRLYLSRIQKENDQRSSSSGMKHSDFPSKDMGSFGFQNSVIKQQNDVAIDNYNHSDGSLQLQNVETKSHEADPKGIVSQSTIAKKGRILTGNIADTNMRESLRVGLNQTFPPLESEGNHAVFDCSMPTPYSWTEVPHMQLKEEHKSLVYLEDSFNQLPLHGKQQQHIHVDQSQSVASISSAPSITEEEAAACIEPKPLFADYNNDYASSVSSTGNAVATFPIQPGSLIMNGQSSERISTTTSGLKTQEYNNLSSISDQEIYQRNLLGCEAASASLDEDLHFYWLEGECYNNMNFGLQNIGMSEYYDPGLISEAPIHLYDSADYSVMDQGLFIA, encoded by the exons ATGCCTGACATGGATGGTTTTAAACTTCTTGAGCATGTTGGGCTTGAGATGGATCTTCCTGTCATTA TGATGTCTGTGGATGGGGAAACAAGCAAGGTGATGAAAGGTGTTCAACATGGAGCCTGTGATTATCTCCTTAAGCCTATAAGGATGAAAGAACTGAGAAACATATGGCAGCATGTCTTTAGAAAAAAGATACATGAGGCAAAAGAATTTGAAAGTTTTGAGAGCATTCACTTGATGAGAAATGGATCAGAGCTATCAGATGATGGGAACCTGTTTGCtgtagaagatgttacctcatcaaagaaaagaaaagatgcaGATAGCAAACACGATGACAAAGAATGTTTGGATCCATCATCCACCAAGAAAGCTAGAGTAGTCTGGTCTGTAGATCTTCATCAGAAGTTTGTTAAAGCAGTGAATCAGATTGGATTTGATA AAGTGGGGCCCAAGAAAATACTAGATCTGATGAATGTCCCATGGCTGACTAGAGAGAATGTTGCTAGCCACTTGCAG AAATACAGGCTTTATTTGAGTAGGATTCAGAAAGAAAACGATCAGAGATCTTCCTCAAGTGGAATGAAGCATTCAGATTTTCCTTCAAAAGATATGGGAAGTTTTGGTTTTCAGAACTCAGTAATCAAGCAACAAAATGATGTTGCAATTGACAACTACAATCATTCAGATGGATCATTACAACTTCAGAATGTGGAAACTAAAAGTCATGAAGCTGATCCCAAGGGAATTGTTTCACAGTCCACCAtagcaaaaaaaggaaggatTTTGACTGGTAACATTGCTGACACGAACATGAGAGAGAGTTTAAGGGTTGGCCTTAATCAAACTTTTCCCCCTCTAGAGTCAGAAGGAAACCATGCAGTGTTTGATTGTTCCATGCCAACACCATACTCTTGGACTGAAGTTCCACACATGCAACTCAAAGAAGAACACAAGTCACTTGTTTATTTAGAAGATAGCTTCAATCAGTTGCCATTACATGGTAAGCAGCAGCAACACATCCATGTGGATCAATCACAATCAGTTGCTTCAATTAGTTCCGCTCCCTCAATAACCGAGGAAGAGGCTGCTGCTTGTATAGAACCAAAACCTTTGTTTGCAGATTACAACAATGATTATGCCAGTTCTGTGAGTTCAACAGGGAATGCAGTTGCCACCTTTCCTATTCAACCAGGAAGTCTTATTATGAATGGTCAATCTTCAGAACGCATTTCCACTACAACTTCTGGATTGAAAACACAGGAATATAATAATCTCAGTAGCATTTCTGATCAGGAAATTTACCAAAGAAACCTTTTGGGATGTGAGGCAGCTTCTGCATCATTGGACGAGGACTTGCATTTCTATTGGCTAGAAGGCGAATGCTATAATAATATGAACTTTGGTCTGCAGAATATAGGAATGTCTGAATATTATGATCCAGGACTTATTTCAGAAGCTCCAATCCACTTATATGATTCAGCTGATTACTCAGTTATGGATCAAGGTCTATTCATAGCATGA
- the LOC114395479 gene encoding two-component response regulator ORR26-like isoform X2 has translation MEVTTCCLARHALSLLRERKDGYDIVISDVNMPDMDGFKLLEHVGLEMDLPVIMMSVDGETSKVMKGVQHGACDYLLKPIRMKELRNIWQHVFRKKIHEAKEFESFESIHLMRNGSELSDDGNLFAVEDVTSSKKRKDADSKHDDKECLDPSSTKKARVVWSVDLHQKFVKAVNQIGFDKVGPKKILDLMNVPWLTRENVASHLQKYRLYLSRIQKENDQRSSSSGMKHSDFPSKDMGSFGFQNSVIKQQNDVAIDNYNHSDGSLQLQNVETKSHEADPKGIVSQSTIAKKGRILTGNIADTNMRESLRVGLNQTFPPLESEGNHAVFDCSMPTPYSWTEVPHMQLKEEHKSLVYLEDSFNQLPLHGKQQQHIHVDQSQSVASISSAPSITEEEAAACIEPKPLFADYNNDYASSVSSTGNAVATFPIQPGSLIMNGQSSERISTTTSGLKTQEYNNLSSISDQEIYQRNLLGCEAASASLDEDLHFYWLEGECYNNMNFGLQNIGMSEYYDPGLISEAPIHLYDSADYSVMDQGLFIA, from the exons ATGGAAG TGACTACATGTTGTTTAGCAAGGCATGCTCTAAGCTTGCTTCGTGAACGGAAGGATGGATATGATATAGTGATCAGCGATGTAAACATGCCTGACATGGATGGTTTTAAACTTCTTGAGCATGTTGGGCTTGAGATGGATCTTCCTGTCATTA TGATGTCTGTGGATGGGGAAACAAGCAAGGTGATGAAAGGTGTTCAACATGGAGCCTGTGATTATCTCCTTAAGCCTATAAGGATGAAAGAACTGAGAAACATATGGCAGCATGTCTTTAGAAAAAAGATACATGAGGCAAAAGAATTTGAAAGTTTTGAGAGCATTCACTTGATGAGAAATGGATCAGAGCTATCAGATGATGGGAACCTGTTTGCtgtagaagatgttacctcatcaaagaaaagaaaagatgcaGATAGCAAACACGATGACAAAGAATGTTTGGATCCATCATCCACCAAGAAAGCTAGAGTAGTCTGGTCTGTAGATCTTCATCAGAAGTTTGTTAAAGCAGTGAATCAGATTGGATTTGATA AAGTGGGGCCCAAGAAAATACTAGATCTGATGAATGTCCCATGGCTGACTAGAGAGAATGTTGCTAGCCACTTGCAG AAATACAGGCTTTATTTGAGTAGGATTCAGAAAGAAAACGATCAGAGATCTTCCTCAAGTGGAATGAAGCATTCAGATTTTCCTTCAAAAGATATGGGAAGTTTTGGTTTTCAGAACTCAGTAATCAAGCAACAAAATGATGTTGCAATTGACAACTACAATCATTCAGATGGATCATTACAACTTCAGAATGTGGAAACTAAAAGTCATGAAGCTGATCCCAAGGGAATTGTTTCACAGTCCACCAtagcaaaaaaaggaaggatTTTGACTGGTAACATTGCTGACACGAACATGAGAGAGAGTTTAAGGGTTGGCCTTAATCAAACTTTTCCCCCTCTAGAGTCAGAAGGAAACCATGCAGTGTTTGATTGTTCCATGCCAACACCATACTCTTGGACTGAAGTTCCACACATGCAACTCAAAGAAGAACACAAGTCACTTGTTTATTTAGAAGATAGCTTCAATCAGTTGCCATTACATGGTAAGCAGCAGCAACACATCCATGTGGATCAATCACAATCAGTTGCTTCAATTAGTTCCGCTCCCTCAATAACCGAGGAAGAGGCTGCTGCTTGTATAGAACCAAAACCTTTGTTTGCAGATTACAACAATGATTATGCCAGTTCTGTGAGTTCAACAGGGAATGCAGTTGCCACCTTTCCTATTCAACCAGGAAGTCTTATTATGAATGGTCAATCTTCAGAACGCATTTCCACTACAACTTCTGGATTGAAAACACAGGAATATAATAATCTCAGTAGCATTTCTGATCAGGAAATTTACCAAAGAAACCTTTTGGGATGTGAGGCAGCTTCTGCATCATTGGACGAGGACTTGCATTTCTATTGGCTAGAAGGCGAATGCTATAATAATATGAACTTTGGTCTGCAGAATATAGGAATGTCTGAATATTATGATCCAGGACTTATTTCAGAAGCTCCAATCCACTTATATGATTCAGCTGATTACTCAGTTATGGATCAAGGTCTATTCATAGCATGA
- the LOC114395479 gene encoding two-component response regulator ARR11-like isoform X1, translating to MDNGCFSSPKRDFPAGLRVLVVDDDPTWLKILEKMLKKCNYEVTTCCLARHALSLLRERKDGYDIVISDVNMPDMDGFKLLEHVGLEMDLPVIMMSVDGETSKVMKGVQHGACDYLLKPIRMKELRNIWQHVFRKKIHEAKEFESFESIHLMRNGSELSDDGNLFAVEDVTSSKKRKDADSKHDDKECLDPSSTKKARVVWSVDLHQKFVKAVNQIGFDKVGPKKILDLMNVPWLTRENVASHLQKYRLYLSRIQKENDQRSSSSGMKHSDFPSKDMGSFGFQNSVIKQQNDVAIDNYNHSDGSLQLQNVETKSHEADPKGIVSQSTIAKKGRILTGNIADTNMRESLRVGLNQTFPPLESEGNHAVFDCSMPTPYSWTEVPHMQLKEEHKSLVYLEDSFNQLPLHGKQQQHIHVDQSQSVASISSAPSITEEEAAACIEPKPLFADYNNDYASSVSSTGNAVATFPIQPGSLIMNGQSSERISTTTSGLKTQEYNNLSSISDQEIYQRNLLGCEAASASLDEDLHFYWLEGECYNNMNFGLQNIGMSEYYDPGLISEAPIHLYDSADYSVMDQGLFIA from the exons ATGGATAATGGTTGTTTCTCTTCCCCAAAGCGTGATTTTCCTGCTGGTCTGAGAGTTCTGGTTGTGGATGATGATCCTACGTGGCTCAAGATCCTTGAGAAGATGCTAAAGAAGTGCAATTATGAAG TGACTACATGTTGTTTAGCAAGGCATGCTCTAAGCTTGCTTCGTGAACGGAAGGATGGATATGATATAGTGATCAGCGATGTAAACATGCCTGACATGGATGGTTTTAAACTTCTTGAGCATGTTGGGCTTGAGATGGATCTTCCTGTCATTA TGATGTCTGTGGATGGGGAAACAAGCAAGGTGATGAAAGGTGTTCAACATGGAGCCTGTGATTATCTCCTTAAGCCTATAAGGATGAAAGAACTGAGAAACATATGGCAGCATGTCTTTAGAAAAAAGATACATGAGGCAAAAGAATTTGAAAGTTTTGAGAGCATTCACTTGATGAGAAATGGATCAGAGCTATCAGATGATGGGAACCTGTTTGCtgtagaagatgttacctcatcaaagaaaagaaaagatgcaGATAGCAAACACGATGACAAAGAATGTTTGGATCCATCATCCACCAAGAAAGCTAGAGTAGTCTGGTCTGTAGATCTTCATCAGAAGTTTGTTAAAGCAGTGAATCAGATTGGATTTGATA AAGTGGGGCCCAAGAAAATACTAGATCTGATGAATGTCCCATGGCTGACTAGAGAGAATGTTGCTAGCCACTTGCAG AAATACAGGCTTTATTTGAGTAGGATTCAGAAAGAAAACGATCAGAGATCTTCCTCAAGTGGAATGAAGCATTCAGATTTTCCTTCAAAAGATATGGGAAGTTTTGGTTTTCAGAACTCAGTAATCAAGCAACAAAATGATGTTGCAATTGACAACTACAATCATTCAGATGGATCATTACAACTTCAGAATGTGGAAACTAAAAGTCATGAAGCTGATCCCAAGGGAATTGTTTCACAGTCCACCAtagcaaaaaaaggaaggatTTTGACTGGTAACATTGCTGACACGAACATGAGAGAGAGTTTAAGGGTTGGCCTTAATCAAACTTTTCCCCCTCTAGAGTCAGAAGGAAACCATGCAGTGTTTGATTGTTCCATGCCAACACCATACTCTTGGACTGAAGTTCCACACATGCAACTCAAAGAAGAACACAAGTCACTTGTTTATTTAGAAGATAGCTTCAATCAGTTGCCATTACATGGTAAGCAGCAGCAACACATCCATGTGGATCAATCACAATCAGTTGCTTCAATTAGTTCCGCTCCCTCAATAACCGAGGAAGAGGCTGCTGCTTGTATAGAACCAAAACCTTTGTTTGCAGATTACAACAATGATTATGCCAGTTCTGTGAGTTCAACAGGGAATGCAGTTGCCACCTTTCCTATTCAACCAGGAAGTCTTATTATGAATGGTCAATCTTCAGAACGCATTTCCACTACAACTTCTGGATTGAAAACACAGGAATATAATAATCTCAGTAGCATTTCTGATCAGGAAATTTACCAAAGAAACCTTTTGGGATGTGAGGCAGCTTCTGCATCATTGGACGAGGACTTGCATTTCTATTGGCTAGAAGGCGAATGCTATAATAATATGAACTTTGGTCTGCAGAATATAGGAATGTCTGAATATTATGATCCAGGACTTATTTCAGAAGCTCCAATCCACTTATATGATTCAGCTGATTACTCAGTTATGGATCAAGGTCTATTCATAGCATGA